CAAGCTGGCTGATCCACAGCGCCGCGCCGTAGCCGATGAGCAGCAAGGCAAGCGCGCCGACGATCGGCCAGGCGCTGTCGTGCGGGACGTAGTACTTCTGATGCGTGGTCGTCGTCATGGTGCCCCTCCCTTGCTGCGGAACCCGGCGCGGCGTGCGCCGGGACCGCGTGGCTTCAGCGGCTCGCGGTCTGGCCGACGCTGCGATACAGGCGGTAGGACAGCGTCAGGTTCTTGAAGCGCGCCGGCAATTCCGGATCGACATAGAACTGAACCGGCATGGCCTTGCGTTCGCCCGGCGCCAGCGGCTGCTCCTGGAAACAGAAGCATTCGATCTTCATGAAGTGGCGGGCGGCCTCTCCGGGCGAAACGGAGGGCACGGCGGTGGTGACGATCGGCTCCCCGGTGCGGTTCTCGACCACGAAGGACACCACCTGCAGGTCACCCGGATTGAGGCGCACACGTGCGGTCTCGGGGGCGAAATCAACCGCGACGGCAGGGTCGTGGGTGGCGAGGAACTCGACCGTGACCTCACGCCCGCGATCGATCCGGTCGGGCGCGGCGGCGGCAACCTTGTCGGTCTTGCCATTGATGCCGGTGATGTCGCAGAACACGTCGTACAGCGGCACCAGCGCGAAGCCGAACGCGAACATCGCCAAGCAGGCGAGCAGCAGCTTGTTGATCAGGCTACGGTGGTCAGACATCGCGCGTCCTCCGTGCGCCGCCGTGCAATCACTTGACCACCGGCGGGGTGTCGAAGGTGTGATAGGGCGCCGGCGAGGGCACCTCCCACTCCAGCCCCTGCGCGCCTTCCCACACCCGGTCGGTCGCCTTGTCGCCGATCCCGCGCATGCAGCGCACCACACCCCACAGGAACAGCAGTTGCGACAGGCCGAACAGGAAGCCGCCGATGCTCATGAAGGCGTTAAGGTCGGCGAACTGCAGCGCGTAGTCCGGGATGCGGCGCGGCATGCCGGCCAGGCCGACGAAGTGCATCGGGAAGAACAGCATGTTCACCGAGATCAGCGAGCACCAGAAATGCACCTGGGCGAGGCGCTCGTTGTACATCACGCCGGTCCACTTCGGGATCCAGTAGTACACCGCGGCGATGATGCCGAACACCGCGCCCGTCACCAGCACGTAGTGGAAGTGGGCGACCACGAAGTAGGTGTCCTGGTACTGGAAGTCGGCCGGGATGATGGCCAGCATCAGCCCGGAGAAGCCGCCGATCGTGAACAGCACGATGAAGGCGAGCGAGAACATCATCGGCACCTCGAAGCTCATCGAGCCGCGCCACATCGTCGCCACCCAGTTGAACACCTTCACCCCGGTGGGCACGGCGATCAACATGGTGGCGTACATGAAGAAGAG
This region of Thauera sp. JM12B12 genomic DNA includes:
- a CDS encoding cytochrome c oxidase assembly protein; the protein is MSDHRSLINKLLLACLAMFAFGFALVPLYDVFCDITGINGKTDKVAAAAPDRIDRGREVTVEFLATHDPAVAVDFAPETARVRLNPGDLQVVSFVVENRTGEPIVTTAVPSVSPGEAARHFMKIECFCFQEQPLAPGERKAMPVQFYVDPELPARFKNLTLSYRLYRSVGQTASR